Proteins encoded in a region of the Armatimonadota bacterium genome:
- the ald gene encoding alanine dehydrogenase, with product MVIGVPKEIKDSEFRVAMVPAGVEILTKAGHTVLIEKDAGKGTGISDEEYAQAGARIVPDARTVYTESDLVVKVKEPLPQEYPLIRPGQVLFTYFHFAADEGLTRAMIKSGAVCIAYETLQMDDGSLPLLIPMSEIAGRMAIQEGAKYLERPMEGRGILLSGVPGVRPAHVVVLGGGVAGTNAAKIAAGIGANVTVLDINTARLRMLEDILPKNVDTLMSNAYNIRDELRRADLVIGAALRPGARAPILITRDMLSLMKPGAVIVDISIDQGGITETSRPTTHSQPVYTVDSVIHYCVTNMPGAVPGTSTYALTNETTRWVLELANLGWKEAARKHRPLQHALNVVEGKVTYAAIAELFGMPYTPVEAVL from the coding sequence ATGGTTATCGGAGTGCCAAAGGAAATCAAGGACAGCGAGTTCCGCGTGGCAATGGTGCCTGCGGGTGTAGAGATATTGACGAAGGCAGGGCATACAGTGCTCATCGAGAAAGATGCGGGCAAGGGCACCGGTATCAGCGACGAGGAGTATGCTCAGGCTGGGGCGCGCATCGTGCCCGACGCGCGAACGGTGTACACCGAGTCGGATCTGGTTGTGAAGGTGAAAGAGCCTCTCCCGCAGGAGTACCCGCTGATACGCCCCGGACAGGTCCTCTTCACCTACTTCCACTTCGCCGCCGATGAAGGGCTGACGCGGGCGATGATAAAAAGCGGCGCGGTGTGCATCGCATACGAGACCCTTCAGATGGACGACGGTTCTCTTCCCCTGCTTATCCCGATGAGCGAGATTGCAGGACGTATGGCGATACAGGAAGGGGCAAAATATCTGGAGCGACCGATGGAAGGCAGGGGTATTTTGCTGTCAGGCGTGCCGGGGGTGCGTCCTGCGCATGTGGTGGTGCTTGGCGGTGGCGTCGCGGGCACGAACGCTGCCAAAATCGCCGCCGGCATCGGGGCGAACGTCACCGTGCTGGACATCAACACCGCACGCCTGCGCATGCTGGAGGACATCCTGCCCAAGAACGTGGATACCCTGATGTCCAACGCCTACAACATTCGCGACGAGCTGCGTCGCGCGGACCTGGTAATCGGCGCTGCGCTGCGCCCGGGAGCGCGTGCACCCATCCTGATCACCCGTGACATGCTCTCGCTGATGAAGCCGGGCGCAGTGATCGTGGATATCAGCATTGACCAGGGCGGCATCACCGAGACCTCCAGACCAACAACCCATTCTCAGCCTGTCTATACGGTAGACAGCGTTATCCACTACTGTGTGACCAACATGCCGGGGGCTGTTCCCGGAACCAGCACCTATGCGTTGACCAACGAAACCACGCGCTGGGTGCTGGAGCTGGCGAACCTGGGCTGGAAAGAGGCAGCGCGCAAACATCGCCCCTTACAACATGCGCTCAACGTCGTGGAAGGCAAGGTCACCTACGCAGCCATTGCGGAGCTGTTCGGGATGCCGTATACACCGGTGGAAGCGGTGTTGTAG
- a CDS encoding galactose-1-phosphate uridylyltransferase has protein sequence MSELRQDIATKRWVIVSKERAKRPHQFLKQAIVQEEPDHRDDCPFCEGNETQTPPEVYALRNGSEPNQPGWKVRVVPNKFAALSLGAKWEIKHPEIFTTINGYGSHEVIIETPQHNQTLATLPQEQVELVLQAVLQRMRTLAQDHRIAFVQVFRNHGAAAGTSLVHPHSQLIATPIVPTNIREEVEEARRFYDDRVTCVYCYMLAKEIESGERIVLSTEHYVVLAPFASRFPFELMILPRQHSASFVAEAKGEDIAPLAEALRRTLLLLYRAANNPDYNAVLHTAPLRDSCMDYYHWHLEIVPRLTTPAGFELGSGIYITTAIPEETAAYLREQVQQLGI, from the coding sequence GTGTCGGAACTGCGCCAGGACATCGCTACCAAACGGTGGGTGATTGTTTCTAAAGAGCGCGCCAAGCGCCCGCACCAGTTCCTGAAGCAGGCAATCGTGCAGGAGGAACCTGACCATCGCGACGACTGCCCCTTCTGTGAGGGCAACGAAACGCAGACCCCGCCGGAGGTGTACGCTCTGCGCAACGGCAGCGAGCCGAATCAACCAGGATGGAAGGTGCGCGTGGTGCCGAACAAGTTCGCCGCCCTTTCCCTGGGGGCGAAATGGGAGATAAAGCATCCCGAGATTTTTACCACCATCAACGGTTACGGCTCGCATGAGGTAATTATCGAAACGCCCCAGCACAATCAGACACTGGCTACCCTGCCACAGGAACAAGTGGAGCTGGTGCTGCAGGCGGTACTGCAGCGGATGCGTACTCTGGCGCAGGACCATCGCATCGCCTTCGTGCAGGTGTTCCGCAACCACGGAGCAGCAGCAGGCACGTCGTTGGTACATCCGCACTCCCAGCTTATCGCTACGCCCATCGTGCCCACCAACATCCGCGAAGAGGTCGAGGAGGCACGCCGCTTCTACGATGACCGTGTGACATGTGTATACTGCTACATGCTGGCGAAAGAGATAGAAAGCGGCGAGAGAATCGTGCTGAGCACCGAGCACTATGTGGTGCTGGCTCCCTTCGCCTCCCGCTTTCCCTTCGAACTGATGATATTGCCGCGCCAGCATAGTGCATCCTTCGTGGCGGAGGCGAAGGGAGAAGATATCGCGCCTCTGGCAGAAGCGCTACGCCGAACGCTGCTGCTGCTTTACCGCGCAGCGAACAACCCCGACTACAATGCCGTGCTGCATACTGCTCCCCTGCGCGATAGCTGCATGGACTACTACCATTGGCACCTTGAAATCGTGCCGCGCCTGACCACACCCGCCGGATTCGAGCTGGGAAGCGGTATTTACATCACCACAGCCATTCCCGAGGAAACTGCCGCCTATCTGCGCGAGCAGGTACAGCAATTGGGAATATAG
- a CDS encoding glycosyl transferase yields the protein MNLFATDYGYFAESGDEYVIVRPDTPMPWVNVISNGDYGMVISQVGSGYSWRTHASMNRLTRWEQDLVRDRWGKYLYLRDVETGEFWNPTWHPCPNKLQTYRVRHGWGYSVFEGDYRQITSELTLFVPLEEPCEVWLLRLHNKGNTVRRLQIFSYLEWLLGTAPDWHREFRRLFIETRYDPERGVLFATSVMWDIPGRSNTHWNSDWEYVAFHSASVMPAGFDGDKRAFLGKYGDLDAPQVVVEGRSRGTQGRWGDGVGSLQVVVEIAPGESTEVAFVLGAADNEGQALSLVEKYRHLPTVHDVLTQVKRFWKETVSGLVVQTPDDAVNVMANGWLTYQAICCRLWARTAYYQTGGAYGYRDQLQDSLVWLLLGQPQRTLEQIRLHAAHQYQDGTVLHWWHPLAEQGLPSHYSDDLLWLPFVTLHYLLETGDFSCLQEEMPFFDGSSAPLLEHCLRALNKALSRRSGRGLPLILQADWNDGMNAVGIGGKGESVWMAHFLHYLLTRWAELPVLDEQTATRFRREAQSLREAVNTHGWDGKWYWRASTDSGRLVGSAQNTQGCIFLNAQTWAVIADTAPPDRAEQALQSAREHLYKQYGALLLAPAYSVPDPEIGYLTRYAPGTRENGGVYSHAACWAVLAERKLHGVQAAYRLWRSFCPPIRGMEPERYVAEPYVMPGNVDGPDSPYEGKGGWTWYTGSAAWYLRALVEGVLGIEATLNGLRVQAQLPEEWESFRVQRRFRGSTYDIIVRRAQQGEEAGCTVDGQRWQGDTLPVFEAGTTHRVEVVLSTQTAR from the coding sequence ATGAACCTGTTTGCTACCGACTACGGCTATTTCGCCGAATCAGGCGACGAATATGTGATCGTCCGCCCCGATACACCCATGCCCTGGGTGAACGTTATTTCCAACGGGGACTACGGCATGGTAATATCCCAAGTGGGCAGTGGTTACAGCTGGCGCACACACGCCAGCATGAACCGCCTTACCCGCTGGGAACAGGACCTTGTGCGCGACCGCTGGGGCAAGTACCTCTACCTGCGCGACGTGGAAACCGGCGAGTTCTGGAACCCAACGTGGCATCCCTGCCCGAACAAACTCCAAACATATCGAGTGCGACACGGATGGGGTTATTCGGTCTTTGAGGGCGATTACAGACAAATCACCAGCGAACTTACCCTGTTTGTGCCTCTTGAAGAGCCTTGTGAGGTCTGGTTGTTACGTTTACATAACAAAGGAAACACTGTGCGCCGGCTACAAATATTTTCGTATCTGGAATGGTTGTTGGGAACTGCCCCCGACTGGCATCGTGAGTTCCGACGGCTGTTTATTGAAACACGATATGATCCTGAGCGTGGCGTGCTATTCGCCACCAGTGTGATGTGGGATATTCCCGGCAGGAGCAATACGCACTGGAACAGTGACTGGGAGTATGTGGCGTTTCACAGCGCCTCGGTGATGCCTGCCGGTTTCGATGGGGACAAACGCGCGTTTCTTGGAAAATACGGTGACCTGGACGCCCCACAGGTAGTTGTGGAAGGCAGGTCGCGTGGTACACAGGGACGCTGGGGTGATGGCGTCGGCAGTCTGCAGGTAGTTGTCGAAATTGCGCCGGGCGAGTCCACAGAAGTGGCTTTCGTGCTGGGCGCTGCGGATAACGAAGGACAGGCTCTGTCGCTGGTGGAGAAATATCGCCATTTGCCCACTGTGCATGATGTACTGACGCAGGTCAAGCGGTTCTGGAAAGAGACGGTAAGCGGTCTTGTTGTGCAGACGCCAGATGATGCCGTCAACGTGATGGCGAACGGCTGGCTGACGTATCAGGCGATTTGCTGTAGGTTGTGGGCGCGTACCGCCTACTATCAAACAGGCGGCGCGTACGGCTACCGTGACCAGCTACAGGACAGTCTGGTGTGGCTATTGCTGGGGCAACCTCAGCGCACGCTGGAGCAGATTCGTCTGCACGCCGCACACCAGTATCAGGACGGCACGGTGTTGCACTGGTGGCACCCACTGGCTGAGCAGGGCTTGCCTTCCCACTATAGCGACGACCTGCTGTGGTTACCGTTTGTCACGCTGCACTACCTGCTGGAGACGGGCGATTTCAGCTGTTTGCAGGAGGAGATGCCCTTCTTCGACGGCAGCTCTGCACCTCTGCTGGAGCACTGTCTGCGGGCATTGAATAAGGCGCTGAGCCGACGCAGCGGGCGGGGTTTGCCGTTGATTCTGCAGGCGGACTGGAACGATGGCATGAACGCCGTGGGCATCGGCGGTAAGGGTGAAAGCGTGTGGATGGCGCACTTTTTGCACTATCTGCTGACGCGCTGGGCGGAGCTGCCCGTGCTGGATGAGCAGACCGCTACCCGCTTCCGCAGAGAGGCGCAATCCCTGCGCGAGGCAGTGAACACGCACGGCTGGGACGGCAAATGGTACTGGCGGGCGAGCACCGATTCGGGCAGACTGGTCGGTTCAGCGCAAAATACGCAGGGGTGTATCTTCCTCAACGCGCAAACATGGGCGGTTATCGCCGATACTGCACCTCCCGATCGTGCCGAGCAAGCTCTGCAGTCCGCACGCGAGCACCTGTACAAGCAGTACGGCGCGCTGTTGCTGGCTCCGGCGTACAGTGTTCCTGACCCAGAGATTGGCTACCTCACTCGCTACGCGCCGGGCACACGCGAGAACGGCGGCGTCTATTCGCACGCGGCGTGCTGGGCAGTGCTGGCAGAGCGCAAGCTGCATGGTGTGCAGGCTGCCTATCGGCTGTGGCGCAGCTTCTGCCCGCCGATACGGGGGATGGAACCGGAACGCTATGTTGCCGAACCCTACGTGATGCCCGGCAATGTGGATGGACCCGATTCGCCGTACGAGGGCAAAGGTGGCTGGACGTGGTACACTGGCTCGGCGGCGTGGTATCTGCGTGCGCTGGTGGAGGGTGTGCTGGGCATCGAAGCCACCCTGAACGGCTTGCGCGTGCAGGCGCAGTTGCCGGAGGAGTGGGAATCGTTCCGTGTGCAACGGCGTTTTCGGGGAAGTACTTACGATATCATTGTGCGTCGGGCACAGCAAGGCGAAGAAGCAGGATGTACAGTGGATGGACAGCGCTGGCAGGGGGATACGCTGCCGGTGTTTGAAGCGGGTACAACGCACCGGGTGGAAGTGGTGCTGAGTACGCAGACAGCCCGCTAA
- a CDS encoding thioesterase, whose protein sequence is MPRKLPHSYTCFVCGERNPKGLNVRFYADEHGASVPLFLREEQMGYPGIAHGGVLMSILDELMGWAATMQTGEFSMSAEISTRFLKPVPLHTPLTARAQMTQRRGRVWYAHGEIVDEMGTVYVRAVGKYVSIGKERTTEVLKMMIHDPDAVSPEDLLQEFERKE, encoded by the coding sequence ATGCCGCGTAAGCTACCCCATTCCTATACTTGCTTTGTGTGTGGAGAACGCAACCCCAAGGGGCTGAACGTTCGTTTCTATGCCGACGAACACGGTGCGAGCGTGCCGCTGTTCTTGCGCGAGGAACAGATGGGCTATCCGGGCATTGCGCATGGCGGTGTGCTCATGAGCATTCTGGATGAACTGATGGGCTGGGCAGCGACGATGCAGACGGGAGAGTTTAGCATGTCGGCGGAAATCAGCACACGCTTCCTCAAGCCGGTACCGCTACATACCCCTCTGACCGCGCGGGCGCAGATGACCCAGCGGCGAGGCAGGGTCTGGTACGCGCACGGGGAAATTGTAGATGAGATGGGTACAGTGTACGTTCGCGCCGTCGGCAAATATGTTTCCATCGGCAAGGAACGCACCACCGAAGTGCTGAAGATGATGATACACGACCCGGACGCCGTCTCGCCGGAAGATCTGCTACAAGAGTTTGAGCGGAAGGAGTGA
- the nuoA gene encoding NADH-quinone oxidoreductase subunit A has translation MSTLIVIGVFTFVAILIVGVTLALSHAIAPRMPTPVKGETYECGAEVFTDAWRQQNLHIYIFALLFVVFDVELALLAPVALVAKSLNAPQLVFTEVALFIVILGAGLLYAWRRGALTWE, from the coding sequence GTGAGTACACTTATCGTTATCGGAGTGTTTACGTTCGTTGCTATCCTGATAGTGGGTGTCACGCTGGCGCTCTCTCACGCTATTGCTCCCCGAATGCCCACGCCGGTGAAGGGCGAAACTTACGAATGCGGTGCCGAGGTGTTCACAGATGCCTGGCGTCAGCAAAATCTGCATATATACATCTTCGCCCTGTTGTTCGTGGTGTTCGATGTGGAGCTGGCGTTGCTGGCGCCGGTAGCGCTGGTGGCGAAGAGCCTGAATGCGCCGCAGCTGGTATTTACCGAGGTGGCGCTGTTTATCGTTATTCTGGGCGCAGGCTTGCTGTACGCCTGGCGAAGGGGGGCATTGACATGGGAGTGA